The following are encoded together in the Sulfurovum riftiae genome:
- a CDS encoding ATP-binding protein — MVFFFFFFYINEKQVGVGEGKKGNIQTVPKEKYHLLENKFKALFLKAEKLEKENKTTELFLASMSHEIRTPLNGIVGLTELLDGTELTEEQKEFVSMIRESSHNLNVIVNDILDVSKINAGKMELENIEFDLFTKMEASVGMFVPKIEEKGIVLNLFTDPKIPSHVIGDPTRLSQVIINLVSNAVKFTEKAGKIDLFAEYVKEKPDTVTFKVSVADSGIGLTKEQQARIFEAYSQAEASTTRKAGGTGLGLTISSKIIKSMGSELKVKSKEGAGSTFFFTLTLPKGRHETKEILEISDELKVGVVCSDKNPKSQWNMILQKYIQFYGADYQNYRDKNIFSSACPDILLIDHTTIDTDSIASFEYLSCKRVLLTSSTLHTNLGKERQIFDEIVYMPITFEKIGKILQLKKGEDLASRSRSIKNKSLEKAEKKSFENIHVLVAEDNPINQKLIKIVLENFGLTVTLASNGEEAYEYRKKHKYDMIFMDIQMPVMGGVESTHRILEYEKEQGLEHIPIIALTANALSGDKEKYISEGMDDYATKPLDIKVIEKLVSKYCVV, encoded by the coding sequence ATGGTCTTTTTCTTTTTCTTTTTTTATATCAATGAAAAACAGGTTGGAGTTGGAGAAGGAAAGAAAGGTAATATCCAGACAGTTCCGAAAGAGAAATATCACCTTCTTGAAAACAAATTCAAGGCACTTTTTTTAAAAGCCGAAAAACTGGAAAAAGAGAACAAAACCACAGAACTTTTCCTTGCCAGTATGTCTCACGAGATACGAACTCCGCTTAATGGAATTGTTGGTTTGACCGAACTGCTTGACGGTACCGAACTGACCGAAGAGCAGAAAGAATTCGTCTCGATGATACGGGAGAGCTCCCACAACCTGAATGTGATCGTCAACGATATCCTTGATGTCTCCAAGATCAATGCAGGTAAAATGGAACTTGAGAATATTGAGTTTGATCTTTTTACCAAAATGGAAGCTTCGGTAGGTATGTTCGTTCCAAAAATAGAAGAGAAAGGTATAGTCTTAAACCTCTTTACAGATCCAAAGATACCGTCTCATGTCATAGGCGACCCGACACGGCTTTCCCAGGTCATCATCAATCTTGTCAGCAATGCAGTGAAATTTACGGAAAAAGCCGGCAAGATAGACCTTTTTGCCGAATATGTCAAAGAGAAGCCCGATACAGTTACTTTTAAGGTGTCAGTTGCCGATTCTGGAATTGGCTTGACCAAAGAGCAGCAGGCCCGCATTTTTGAAGCTTATTCCCAGGCAGAAGCAAGTACGACGAGAAAAGCCGGAGGGACAGGCTTGGGATTGACTATCTCGAGTAAGATCATCAAGTCTATGGGGAGTGAACTGAAGGTAAAAAGTAAAGAGGGAGCAGGATCTACTTTCTTTTTTACATTGACACTGCCAAAAGGACGACATGAAACCAAAGAGATATTGGAGATATCCGATGAGTTGAAAGTCGGTGTTGTCTGTTCCGATAAAAACCCTAAAAGTCAGTGGAATATGATCCTCCAAAAATATATCCAATTTTATGGAGCGGACTATCAGAATTATCGTGATAAAAATATTTTTTCTTCTGCATGTCCGGATATCCTGCTTATCGACCATACTACTATCGATACCGATTCGATAGCAAGTTTTGAATACCTCTCCTGTAAGCGGGTACTGTTGACATCGAGTACTCTACATACCAATCTTGGAAAAGAACGACAGATCTTTGATGAGATCGTTTATATGCCGATCACGTTTGAGAAGATAGGTAAAATACTTCAACTTAAAAAAGGTGAAGACCTTGCATCCAGATCACGATCGATTAAAAATAAATCGTTAGAGAAAGCAGAAAAGAAAAGTTTTGAAAATATTCATGTATTGGTTGCAGAAGATAACCCTATCAATCAAAAGCTTATCAAGATAGTTTTGGAGAATTTTGGTTTGACAGTGACATTGGCTTCCAATGGAGAAGAAGCGTATGAATATCGTAAAAAACATAAGTATGACATGATCTTCATGGATATTCAAATGCCTGTTATGGGAGGTGTTGAATCGACACATCGTATTTTGGAATATGAAAAAGAGCAGGGGCTGGAACATATTCCTATTATCGCTTTGACTGCCAATGCACTCTCCGGAGATAAAGAAAAATATATATCTGAAGGAATGGATGATTATGCTACAAAACCTTTGGATATAAAAGTCATAGAAAAACTCGTCAGTAAGTATTGTGTGGTATAG
- a CDS encoding radical SAM/SPASM domain-containing protein, whose protein sequence is MKFYRVYVEITNVCGLSCSFCPTKELPSRQMDLAFFKSIVLQLKPYTKEIACHVVGDPLTLSNLSEYLDIIHEHGMKAILTTSGYFLKKQSYETLFHPAVKQINISLNSYNKNDTALTFDQYITPVLDLCSAKLERGEESFINLRVWNLDEMMSERTFNETLFSKLSSAFDTELDLEKSYREKPRSIRLENKILMHFDNYFEWPSLNNQVYGNGTCQGLQSHIAILASGKVIPCCLDCDGIIELGDLREKELDEILSNSRAQNMLEGFRKGKAVEELCQKCSYKDRFNG, encoded by the coding sequence GTGAAGTTCTACCGTGTCTATGTAGAGATCACCAATGTCTGTGGTCTCAGCTGCTCTTTCTGTCCAACAAAAGAGTTGCCCTCAAGACAGATGGACCTTGCCTTTTTCAAATCCATCGTACTACAGCTCAAGCCCTATACCAAGGAGATAGCCTGTCATGTCGTTGGAGATCCGCTCACCCTTTCAAATCTTTCCGAATATCTCGATATCATTCATGAACATGGTATGAAAGCGATACTGACCACCAGTGGGTATTTTCTGAAAAAACAGAGCTATGAGACACTCTTCCATCCGGCAGTCAAGCAGATCAATATCTCGCTTAACAGCTATAATAAAAATGATACGGCACTTACATTCGACCAGTACATTACCCCGGTACTTGATCTATGTAGTGCAAAACTCGAAAGAGGTGAAGAGTCTTTTATAAACCTCCGTGTCTGGAATCTCGATGAGATGATGAGTGAGCGTACATTCAATGAAACACTTTTTTCAAAGCTTTCTTCTGCATTCGATACAGAACTTGACCTCGAAAAGAGCTACAGGGAGAAACCGAGATCCATCCGTCTGGAAAATAAGATACTGATGCATTTTGACAACTATTTCGAGTGGCCCTCTTTAAATAACCAGGTCTATGGTAATGGGACCTGCCAGGGGCTGCAGTCTCACATCGCCATTTTGGCAAGCGGTAAAGTGATCCCTTGCTGTCTGGACTGTGACGGGATCATCGAATTGGGAGACCTGAGAGAAAAAGAGCTTGACGAAATACTTTCAAACAGCAGGGCTCAGAATATGTTAGAGGGGTTCAGGAAGGGCAAAGCCGTAGAAGAGCTTTGCCAAAAGTGCAGTTATAAAGACCGTTTTAACGGTTGA
- a CDS encoding YSC84-related protein, with protein MKMNRFNQWTITALLLLILSSFSSADFIKQPAEVIDAEANTAIQQFYKEVKGGEAFLSKVKGYLVFPSVVKAGFVIGGKYGEGVLRVNGKSVGYYSIAAGSVGFQMGAQKASYIIAFVTQDALDKFIRSNGWEAGVDGAITVAKWGAGTDISTISYQNPIYAFVFGEKGLMYNLNLEGTKFTKLNR; from the coding sequence ATGAAAATGAACAGATTCAACCAATGGACCATTACGGCTCTTCTCCTGCTGATTCTAAGCTCCTTCTCTTCCGCAGACTTCATCAAACAGCCTGCAGAAGTAATCGATGCAGAAGCCAATACTGCCATCCAGCAATTCTACAAAGAGGTGAAAGGCGGGGAAGCATTTTTATCGAAAGTAAAAGGCTATCTGGTCTTTCCTTCTGTCGTCAAAGCCGGATTTGTCATCGGAGGGAAGTATGGTGAAGGTGTACTGCGTGTCAATGGCAAAAGTGTCGGATATTACAGTATTGCAGCCGGCTCCGTAGGGTTTCAGATGGGTGCACAGAAAGCATCCTATATCATTGCATTCGTCACACAGGATGCATTGGACAAATTCATCAGAAGCAACGGATGGGAAGCCGGTGTGGACGGTGCGATCACCGTTGCAAAATGGGGTGCGGGTACCGATATCAGTACGATCAGCTACCAGAACCCTATCTATGCATTTGTCTTTGGAGAAAAAGGCTTGATGTACAATCTCAATCTTGAAGGTACGAAGTTCACGAAACTCAACCGTTAA
- a CDS encoding histone deacetylase, whose translation MKKVAYITDPVYLTHDTGLSHPESKYRLEAIEKAVAPLKNSLIEASPIAVSRDILHLIHTEEHIETVYEASALQKQIDSDTICSENSYTAATMAVGAGIVAIDGIKAGEFERAFCAVRPPGHHARPEQAMGFCLFNNIAITARYAQKQGYKKVMIIDFDVHHGNGTQEAFYADDTVFYFSSHQSFSYPGTGMENEKGVGKGEGYTANYLIMPDSGDEEVLDIYENDLPPYVERFKPDIILVSAGYDLHVSDPLAQLNVTTEGVRRIVRNILQCTDVPSVFFLEGGYDVNALGENVKVTLEEMLTIDTI comes from the coding sequence ATGAAGAAAGTCGCCTACATCACCGATCCGGTCTATCTGACACACGATACCGGCCTTTCCCATCCCGAATCGAAATATCGGCTTGAAGCCATAGAAAAAGCGGTTGCTCCGTTAAAAAACAGTCTGATAGAAGCATCTCCCATTGCTGTTTCCCGTGACATACTTCATTTGATACATACTGAAGAGCATATAGAGACCGTTTATGAAGCATCTGCACTGCAGAAGCAGATCGATTCAGATACGATCTGCAGTGAGAACTCCTATACCGCTGCAACCATGGCAGTGGGAGCGGGGATCGTCGCAATAGACGGTATAAAGGCAGGAGAGTTCGAACGGGCTTTTTGTGCGGTACGTCCTCCAGGACACCATGCCAGGCCTGAGCAGGCAATGGGTTTCTGTCTTTTCAACAACATTGCCATTACTGCACGCTATGCACAAAAACAGGGGTATAAGAAAGTGATGATCATCGATTTTGATGTGCATCACGGAAATGGCACTCAAGAAGCTTTTTATGCAGACGATACCGTCTTCTACTTCTCTTCCCATCAATCCTTCTCCTACCCCGGGACAGGTATGGAGAATGAGAAAGGTGTGGGGAAAGGAGAGGGGTATACGGCAAATTATCTCATCATGCCGGACAGCGGTGATGAAGAGGTACTCGATATCTACGAGAATGATCTGCCGCCCTATGTGGAACGTTTCAAACCCGATATCATACTTGTCTCGGCAGGGTATGATCTGCATGTAAGTGACCCGCTTGCACAGCTGAACGTAACGACAGAAGGGGTACGCCGGATCGTGAGGAACATACTTCAATGTACGGATGTCCCTTCTGTTTTCTTCCTGGAAGGCGGATATGATGTGAATGCACTTGGAGAGAATGTGAAAGTAACACTTGAAGAGATGTTAACTATAGATACAATCTGA
- a CDS encoding efflux RND transporter permease subunit translates to MEVYKIKNIAGHMSKAFLSNPLTPILAIAILLLGFVSLQTMPREEDPQIEVSGGAVMVAVPGASPKEILNVVVKPLERRIREIKGVEHVYGVAMNNFGIVNVQYFIGEDRESSNLKLYDKVMQNMDQLPKGTMPPLVKPFDIDIDIPILTAAFYQLPNVKPNIVELYRTIRELQQEINALDNVSKTTLKGVKRPQFNVLIDLSKLSAYHISLGQVAQAIKSISTNAPMIDTVNNKGKLVVFGVENAIDTIEDLKELIIAQYMGSPIYLKNIAKVEYNYDIQNFQSSLIAYQKGMDRDPDAVRKHEEKAESSEEGTEKHTPVTFRNLTDQITLTVSKLKGTNAVYIAEEAIEKIQEAKEQLNNAGVGFIITRNYGERADEAVNELVHHLEITIFIIMLILIPFLGWRESMVVTVAVPMILAATLFIAQITDQTINRITLFAFLLSLGLIVDDAIIVIENIHRRLHLDIDKKSVDEIIVQATDEIGPSTNIATIAIILTMVPMAFVGGMMGQFMKPIPLNVPVGLAVSLFVAYVFAPYMARKFINFKKIKAEVIAHHKKEHEDEAKKTAGKEEEMK, encoded by the coding sequence ATGGAAGTTTATAAGATAAAGAACATTGCCGGACATATGTCGAAAGCGTTTTTGAGTAATCCGCTTACCCCCATACTGGCCATAGCCATCTTGCTGCTCGGATTCGTTTCCCTGCAGACAATGCCCCGCGAGGAAGATCCTCAGATCGAAGTGAGCGGTGGTGCGGTAATGGTGGCCGTACCGGGTGCCTCTCCAAAAGAAATACTCAATGTCGTTGTCAAGCCGCTTGAACGGCGCATACGCGAGATCAAAGGGGTGGAACACGTTTACGGTGTGGCGATGAACAATTTCGGTATTGTCAATGTGCAGTATTTTATCGGGGAAGACAGAGAGTCCTCCAACCTCAAACTCTATGACAAGGTCATGCAAAACATGGACCAGCTCCCCAAAGGCACCATGCCTCCGCTGGTAAAACCGTTCGATATTGATATCGATATCCCTATTTTGACAGCAGCATTCTACCAGCTTCCCAATGTGAAACCCAATATTGTTGAACTTTACCGGACCATTCGTGAACTTCAGCAGGAGATCAATGCGCTGGACAATGTCTCGAAGACCACGCTCAAAGGGGTGAAGCGTCCCCAGTTCAATGTCCTGATAGATTTGAGCAAGCTTTCTGCCTATCATATTTCACTTGGCCAGGTCGCACAGGCGATCAAATCGATCTCTACCAATGCACCGATGATCGACACAGTGAACAACAAAGGAAAGCTGGTGGTCTTCGGCGTGGAGAATGCCATTGATACCATCGAGGATCTCAAAGAGTTGATCATCGCGCAGTATATGGGGTCACCGATCTACCTGAAGAACATTGCCAAAGTCGAATACAATTACGATATTCAGAACTTTCAGTCATCTTTGATCGCCTATCAGAAGGGGATGGACAGGGACCCTGATGCTGTCAGGAAGCATGAGGAAAAAGCTGAAAGCAGTGAAGAAGGTACTGAAAAGCATACCCCTGTCACGTTCAGAAACTTGACAGACCAGATCACACTGACTGTCTCGAAACTGAAGGGGACCAATGCTGTATACATTGCTGAAGAGGCAATAGAGAAAATACAGGAAGCCAAAGAACAACTGAACAATGCCGGAGTAGGATTCATCATAACACGTAACTATGGTGAACGTGCTGATGAAGCGGTCAATGAGCTGGTGCATCATCTCGAGATCACCATCTTTATCATCATGCTGATACTGATCCCTTTTCTTGGATGGCGGGAGTCGATGGTTGTAACGGTAGCTGTGCCGATGATCCTGGCTGCGACACTTTTCATCGCGCAGATAACCGATCAGACCATTAACCGTATTACCCTGTTCGCATTTTTGCTTTCGCTTGGGCTTATCGTCGACGATGCGATCATCGTGATCGAAAATATCCACAGGCGGCTGCATCTGGATATTGACAAGAAAAGCGTCGATGAGATCATCGTGCAGGCAACCGATGAGATAGGCCCATCGACCAACATTGCTACCATCGCCATCATCCTGACGATGGTGCCGATGGCCTTTGTCGGGGGAATGATGGGACAGTTCATGAAACCCATACCGCTCAATGTCCCGGTAGGGCTTGCCGTCTCTCTTTTTGTCGCCTATGTTTTTGCCCCCTATATGGCAAGAAAATTCATCAACTTCAAGAAAATAAAGGCAGAAGTGATCGCGCACCATAAAAAAGAACATGAAGATGAAGCAAAAAAGACAGCAGGTAAAGAAGAGGAAATGAAATGA